Genomic DNA from Rhodothermales bacterium:
GGGACGAACGACCGGCTCGCGCTGCAGCCGCCCCGCTACAAGGAGCTTTCGATCCACCTCGTGTCGGGATGGACGCGGGATCGGATGGACCGAACGCTCGAGGCCGTCGCCGCCGGAACGCTGCAGACGCTCCCGCTGATCACGCACCGTTTTCCCGTCGCCCGCGCCGCGGACGCCTGGGACCTGATCGAGTCCAAGCGTGAACCCGTGCTCGGGGTCATCCTGGAATGGGAAGGCGATGCGTCGCCGAAGACCTGAAGCCCCCCTCGCGCAGCCTTTTATCCACACCCATTCATCCCCGATCCGCTATGCATCTCCTCCAGATCGAATCCCCGGGACAGGCCGTCTGGCGGCCGGCGGCGATGCCCGAACTGCGCGAAGGCGAGGTCTTGCTTCGCGTGGAAGGCGTCACCACCTGCCCGCACTGGGACATGCACGTGCTGGACGGCGAGCCGATGTTTCCCGGGATGGAGATGCCCTACCCGTACACGCCGGGGCAGCCGGGGCATGAAGCCGTCGGGACCGTCGAGCGCCTCGGGCCGGGGGCGGATGCCTTCCCCGCCGGCGCGCGCGTGGCGGCGTGGCGCGATCCGGGCGGCCGGCGCCAGGGCGCCTATGCCCGGTACATGCCCATCCACCAGGACGATCTGCTGGCCGTCGGCGACGACGTGCCGGCCGAAGCCATCGCCTCGCTCGAACTCGCGATGTGCGTACAGGTATCCTTCGACCAGCTGATGCGGGTCGATGCCGTCGCCGGCAAGCGGGTCGGCGTCAGCGGGATGGGACCGGCAGGCCTCATCGCCGTGCAGATGGCGCGGGCGTACGGCGCCGCCGAGGTCGTCGCGTTCGACGTGCTGGAGGACCGGCTCGCGCTCGCCCGGTCGCTCGGCGCGGACGCGGCGATGCACCCGGGCGCGTTTGCCAGCCGCCGGCGCGACGCCGGCGCGCTCGACGCCGCCCTGGATACAACCGGCCTCAAACGCTCGATCGAATTCCTGGTCGATTGCACGCGCGAAACGGTTGCGATATTCGGCGTACTCCGCGAAGTTGTAGGTTTCGGACCCGCCAACTGGTGGGGCGGTTTTAGTCTGATGGGATACGGGCAACACAACCGGGCCGCCGGCGAGCGCGCGCTGGACCTCATCGCATCCGGCCGGCTCGACCTGAAGCCGCTCGTCACCCATACGCTTCCTTTCACCCGCTACAGCGAAGGCATCGCGCTGCTGCGGTCGAAAGAGGCGATCAAGATCCTGTTCGATCCGTGGGCGTGAGCCGGCGCGTGACGCCGGCCGTGCAACGATGCAGGTTCGAGGTTCAAGGCGATGATTCCACGACCCCACAGCTTTCGCCCCGGCACCTCGAACCTGGAACCCTAAACCTCAAACCCGCCACATGGAATCACCCGCCTGGGGCCCGTACGAACGGCTTCGCCCCGATCAGATCGAGTCGATCCGTGCACAGACACCGCTCGCGTATCTACCGTGGGGGGCGCTGGAATGGCACAGCTACCACTGCCCGATCGGGCTGGATGGGACGCAGGCGTACGGGCAGTGCCTCGCGCTGGCCATGCGCACGGGCGGGGTCGTGTTGCCGCCGGTGTACATCGGGACGGACACCATCAAACCGTTCAAAGGGTTCGGCCACACGATCGAACACAGTCCGGAGCTCGTGCGCCGGCTGTGCATCGAGTTTCTCGATCAGCTGGTCGACGAAGGCTTCCGCGTCGTGGTCATCATCACGGGCCATTGCGGCGGCGGGCATACCCGCGCGCTGGGCGAGGCCTGCCAGGCCTTCCAGAGCCGGCGCAACGACGCGCGGATCTGGCTCGTGCCGTCATTCGAACCGATCAAGGATCGTTTCCCGTCCAACCACGCCGCGCGGGGCGAGACCTCCTTCCAGATGCTCTTCAATCCCGGCGCCGTCGAACTGAACCGGCTGCCGGCCGATCGGGAGCCCACGCTGGACGAGGACGGCGTCTGGGGCGCCGACCCCCGCGAGGCCTCCGTCCAGGAGGGTCGCGAGATGCTCGATCTGTTCTGCGAGCGCTGTATTCCCCGCATCATCGACATGCTAGCCCCGTTCCGCACATGAATCAACGTTCGATGGGCCGCTGCGGGCTCACCTGCAGCGAGGTCGGCCTCGGCACCTGGGCCTTCGCGTCGCGCATCTACGGCGACGTCGCCGAAAACGACGCCCTGCATGCCATCCACGCCGCGCTCGACGCCGGCATCACGCTGTTCGACACGGCGCCACTGTACGGCACGGCCGACGAGGACGGCGTCGCCGAAACCTTGCTGGGCCGCGGGCTGGGATCCGCGCGTAACGACGTGCTCATCTCCTCCAAATTCGGCCGCTACGCGACCGAAAAGGCCGCGCCGAACTTCCACGCGCGGCGCGCCCGGGAGTCGGTGGAGGGCAGCCTCCGCCGGCTGCAAACCGACCGGATCGACATCCTGTTTTTCCATTCCCCCTTCGGCCCCGAAGACATCCACGACGACGTCTGGGAGGAGCTCGAGCGGCTCCAGACCGAAGGCAAGATCCGTGTCATCGGCCACTCGATTTCCAAATTCGAGGAAACCGAGGCGATGGCGCGCAGCTGGGCGGCGGAGCGGCGCATCGACGTGATCCAGGTCGTGTACAGTTTGATGAACCGGCAATCGAGCCGGCTCATCGCCGACCTCGGCGCCGCCGGCGTCGGCATCGTGGCCCGGGAGTCCCTGGCCAACGGCTTTTTGTCCGGCGCCATCACGGCGGAGACCGTCTTCCCCGCCGGCTCGCTCAACGCCCGCTACAGCCGGGAAGAGATCGCCGAGCGCGTCCGGTACGTCAACACCCTGTCGTTTCTGGTGGATGGCGAAATTCACTCGATGCCGCAGGCGGCCTATCGCTGGGTGCTGGACCATCCGCACGTCGCTGTCGTGCTGAGCGGCGCCCGGAACGCCGCCGAGCTGGCCGACGCCGTGTTCGCCTCCAAGGCGCCGCCCTTCACCGCCGATGAGCATGCCCACGCCGCGGCATGGCACGTCCACGACTTCCAGGCCGCATGAGCACCCGCCTTCTCCTGGGGCTACTCGGAATCCTCACCGTTTCCGATGCGCTCGCCCAGTCGCACCGCATCGCCTCCCCCGACGGAAAGCTGGTCGTCGAGACCGAAATCGTCGCCCCGGACAACCGGCTGACCTACCGGATCACCTCGGGCGGCAAGCCCGTCGCCGAGGGGCGCCTGGGGGTCGACGCCGGCTACCGCAACCACCGCTGGGATCGCGGCTTCGAGCTGCGCGACGCCGCCACGCGGGGCGTCGACGACAGCTGGACGCCGGTGTACGGCGAGCGCGACAGCATCCCGGATCGGTTCAACGAGTTGCAGCTCACCCTCTCGTTTCCGGACGAGGAGGCCACGATGCGCGTCGAGATCCGGGCCTACGATGAGGGCGCCGCCTTCCGGTATGCCTGGCCCGAACAGACGCGGCTATCCATCCTGACGATCGACGGCGACGCCACCACGTTCACCTTTCCGCCCGGCACGCGCGCCTGGCACACGCCGAGGGCGCAGGCGCGGTACGAGCGCATCGCCCTGGCCGAGTGGCGCGAGGAGGCCGAGATGCCGCTGACGCTCGAAACGCCGGCCGGCCTGTACCTCAGCGTGACGGAAGCCGGCCTCGTCAATTTTTCCCGGTCGCGGCTCACCACGCAGTCCGGCGCCCCGAACACCCTGGCGCTGCGGATGTTCGACCGCGTCGTCGAGTCGTCGCCGTTCGAGACGCCCTGGCGCCTCATCCTGGTGGGCGAACGTCCGGGCGCGCTGCTCGAACACAATTACCTCCTGCTGAACCTGAACCCGCCCAGCCGCATCGGCGCGACGGACTGGATCCGCCCGGGCAAGGCCATCCGGGAGATGACGCTCTCCACCGCCGGCGCCCGGGCGCTGGTGGATTTCGCCGCCGACCACGGGCTGGATTATGTGCATTTTGACGCCGGCTGGTACGGCCACGAATACCTGGTCGACGCCGACGCCACCACCGTCACGGTCGACTCGCTACGCAACCCGCGCCAGGACCTGGATCTGCACGCGGCGATCCGCTACGCCCGTTCGAAGGGCCTCGGCGTCATCCTCTACGTCAACCATCGAGCGCTCGAGCGGCAGATGCGGACGCTCTTCCCGCTCTACCGGGCCTGGGGCGTCGCCGGCGTGAAGTTCGGCTTTGTCCAGACCGGCTCGCACCGCTGGCTCACGTGGCTCTACGACGCGGTCGCCCTCGCCGCCGAGCATCACTTGATGGTGAACATCCACGACGAATTCCGCCCCACCGGCCACTCGCGGACGCTGCCCAACCTGATGACGCAGGAAGGCATCTATGGAAACGAGGAGATGCCCGACGCCACGCACAACACCATCCTCCCCTTCACCCGGTTCGTCGCCGGCGCGGCGGATTACACGCCGGCGTATTACTTCCGCGAGGAGTTTGGCCATCCGGATCGACACATCCGGAACACGCCGGCCCACCAGCTCGCGCTGCCCGCCCTCTACTACAGCCCGCTCCAGTGGCTCTACTGGTACGACGTCCCCTCGCGCGACTACCAGGGCGAACCCGAGCTGCAGTTCTGGGCCGACGTGCCGACGGTGTGGGACGACACCCGCGTCGTCGACGGCGACATCGGCGTGTTCGCCATCGTGGCGCGCCGCAGCGGCGCCGACTGGTTCGCCGGCGCGATCACCAACACCGAGGCCCGCACGGTGTCGATTCCGCTGGACTTCCTGGAGCCCGAGACCGACTATGTGGTCGACCTGTACACCGACGGAGGAGACGAGGTGACGACGCGGACGCACGTCCAGGTGGCGCACGCCCTCGTCCGCAGCCGGCAGACGATGGTCCTGGATCTTCTCCCGAGCGGCGGAGCGGCGCTGCGCTTCACGCCGGCGACGGCGGACGACGCCGCGCGTTACCCCCTGTGGCCTCGCACCGGTCTGGACTGAACCTATCTACGACACCTACATGGATCGCGCAACGTTTCTGAACCTGCTCGGCG
This window encodes:
- a CDS encoding zinc-binding dehydrogenase is translated as MHLLQIESPGQAVWRPAAMPELREGEVLLRVEGVTTCPHWDMHVLDGEPMFPGMEMPYPYTPGQPGHEAVGTVERLGPGADAFPAGARVAAWRDPGGRRQGAYARYMPIHQDDLLAVGDDVPAEAIASLELAMCVQVSFDQLMRVDAVAGKRVGVSGMGPAGLIAVQMARAYGAAEVVAFDVLEDRLALARSLGADAAMHPGAFASRRRDAGALDAALDTTGLKRSIEFLVDCTRETVAIFGVLREVVGFGPANWWGGFSLMGYGQHNRAAGERALDLIASGRLDLKPLVTHTLPFTRYSEGIALLRSKEAIKILFDPWA
- a CDS encoding creatininase family protein, whose amino-acid sequence is MESPAWGPYERLRPDQIESIRAQTPLAYLPWGALEWHSYHCPIGLDGTQAYGQCLALAMRTGGVVLPPVYIGTDTIKPFKGFGHTIEHSPELVRRLCIEFLDQLVDEGFRVVVIITGHCGGGHTRALGEACQAFQSRRNDARIWLVPSFEPIKDRFPSNHAARGETSFQMLFNPGAVELNRLPADREPTLDEDGVWGADPREASVQEGREMLDLFCERCIPRIIDMLAPFRT
- a CDS encoding aldo/keto reductase, translated to MNQRSMGRCGLTCSEVGLGTWAFASRIYGDVAENDALHAIHAALDAGITLFDTAPLYGTADEDGVAETLLGRGLGSARNDVLISSKFGRYATEKAAPNFHARRARESVEGSLRRLQTDRIDILFFHSPFGPEDIHDDVWEELERLQTEGKIRVIGHSISKFEETEAMARSWAAERRIDVIQVVYSLMNRQSSRLIADLGAAGVGIVARESLANGFLSGAITAETVFPAGSLNARYSREEIAERVRYVNTLSFLVDGEIHSMPQAAYRWVLDHPHVAVVLSGARNAAELADAVFASKAPPFTADEHAHAAAWHVHDFQAA
- a CDS encoding glycoside hydrolase family 97 catalytic domain-containing protein, with translation MSTRLLLGLLGILTVSDALAQSHRIASPDGKLVVETEIVAPDNRLTYRITSGGKPVAEGRLGVDAGYRNHRWDRGFELRDAATRGVDDSWTPVYGERDSIPDRFNELQLTLSFPDEEATMRVEIRAYDEGAAFRYAWPEQTRLSILTIDGDATTFTFPPGTRAWHTPRAQARYERIALAEWREEAEMPLTLETPAGLYLSVTEAGLVNFSRSRLTTQSGAPNTLALRMFDRVVESSPFETPWRLILVGERPGALLEHNYLLLNLNPPSRIGATDWIRPGKAIREMTLSTAGARALVDFAADHGLDYVHFDAGWYGHEYLVDADATTVTVDSLRNPRQDLDLHAAIRYARSKGLGVILYVNHRALERQMRTLFPLYRAWGVAGVKFGFVQTGSHRWLTWLYDAVALAAEHHLMVNIHDEFRPTGHSRTLPNLMTQEGIYGNEEMPDATHNTILPFTRFVAGAADYTPAYYFREEFGHPDRHIRNTPAHQLALPALYYSPLQWLYWYDVPSRDYQGEPELQFWADVPTVWDDTRVVDGDIGVFAIVARRSGADWFAGAITNTEARTVSIPLDFLEPETDYVVDLYTDGGDEVTTRTHVQVAHALVRSRQTMVLDLLPSGGAALRFTPATADDAARYPLWPRTGLD